CTCGAGTCGTCCGTGTACGACGTGATGATGCACGACATCCCCCTCGACGACTGCATCGAGCCGACGAGCCTGCGCAACCTGTTCGTGTGCCCCGCCACCATCGATCTGGCCGGTGCCGAGATCGAGCTCGTCCCGGCCTTCAGCCGCGAGCTCAAGCTCCGGCGGGCCCTGGAGCCGGTGCTGGAGGACTTCGACTTCGTCGTGATCGACTGCCCGCCGTCTCTCGGGCTCATCACCGTGAACGCCCTGGCCGCCGCCACCGAGGTGGTGGTGCCGATCCAGTGCGAGTACTACGCCCTGGAAGGGCTCGGGCAGCTGCTGCGCAACGTGAAGCTGGTGCAGACGAACCTCAACCCGAGGCTCGAGGTCAGCGCCATCGTGCTCACCATGTTCGACGCCCGCACCAAGCTGGCCGAGCAGGTGGCCACCGAGGTGCGCAACCACTTCGGCCCCAAAGTGTGCCGGAACATCGTCCCCCGGACGGTGCGCCTGAGCGAGGCGCCGTCGTTCGGCCAGCCGATCGTGGTGTTCGATCCCACGTCACGAGGGGCCATCGCCTATCGCGAGCTGGCCAAGGAGGTGAGTGGTGGCGCGCCGCAGCGGGTTGGGTAGGGGACTGGGCTCGTTGATCCCGTCCGAGGTCACCGGCGACCCCGGGTCGGCCCTGATCGAAGTGCCCCTGTCTCGGGTAGTTCCCAATTCCTTCCAGCCCCGGAAGCATTTCGACGAGGAGGAGCTCGCGGCGCTGACCGCCTCGGTGCGTGAGCTGGGCGTGCTGCAGCCGATCCTGGTGCGCCCCGGTTCCGAGGACCGCTACGAGCTCATCGCCGGGGAGCGGCGCTGGCGGGCGGCCAAGCGGGCGGGGCTGCAGACGATCCCGGCGCTCGTGCGGGAGGTGGCCGACGACGCCAGCCTCGAGCAGGCCCTGGTCGAGAACCTCCACCGCCAGGACCTGAACCCTCTGGAGGAGGGTGCGGCGTACCAGCAGCTCATCGAGGACTTCCACCTCACCCACGACGAGCTGGCGACGCGGGTCGGCAAGAGCAGGGCGGCGGTCAGCAACACGTTGAGACTGTTCCAGCTCCCGCCGACCATCCAGCGCCTGGTGGCCGAGGGGCAGCTGGCCGAGGGCCACGCCCGCGCCCTGCTCGGGACACCGGACCGCGCCTTCCAAGAAGCGCTGGCCAGGCGCACCGTCGCCGAGGGACTGTCGGTGCGGGCGGTGGAGGAGGCCGTCCGGGCCCGGAACGAGCTGAGCGACGAAGGCCACAGCGCCGCTGCGGCCAGCCGGCCGCGCCGACTCCGGCCTCCGGGTCTGCTCGAGCTGGAGGAGCTGCTGTCCCGGCACCTCGAGACGCGCGTGAAGGTCGACATGGGGGCCAAGAAGGGCCGCGTCCTTGTGGAGTTCGCCACGCTCGAGGACCTCGAGCGCATCTACCGGGCCATGACGGAGCCGCCCTCGACCCCTCGCTGACCTGCGGGTTCGCCGTCCGCCGGGGTCGGTTTGCGGTGGAGGTCGAGGGTCATCCACAACCTGTGCAAGAGCTTGTGGACGACGGTCGCGGGTGGACCCGTCTCAGCGGTCCGGCCGGGCCGGTGCCGGCTCGTCCACCGGGAACCGGACCCACGCGGCGAGGACCGTGCCGAGGGCCCGGGCCAGCTCGGCGGTGTGGGCGACCACGCACGACGGCGGCCCCAGCTCGCACACCACAGCCGGCATCCGCGTCTCCTTCAGCACGGGGATGGCCATCCCCCGCACGCCCAGATTGCCGATGCCCACCGCGTCCGGCACGACCGACTGGACCAGCTCGGCCAGCCGTCGACCACCTGGCGACTCGTAGCGGTGCCCGGCGTAGTGGGAAGACGCACATCCGTCCCCTGCCGGCTCCAGGCGCAGACCGAGGAAGACGTCGCCGCCGGCGGCATTGGCCTCCGCCGCCTGATCCGACTGGTCCGGGTGGCGGGCCACGATGACCTCCGCACCGGCCTGGGTGAGCACCCGCTCGGTCGCGCTCAGCGCCGCGTGCATCCCGCCGCCGTCGCCCAGCACGACCCGCCGCCCCTGGAGTGTTCTGGGCGACCGCCGGAGCATCTCCAGCTCCCGAACGGCGGCCACCGGCTCGCGCTCGGCTCCGCGCGGGCCGAACCGCTCGAACATGGCGATCGTCGCCGACCCGCAGACCCCGTCGACCACGATGCCGATGTTGCGCTGGAACTCGTCGAGGGCGCGCTTGGTGTCCGGGCCGAAGATGCCGTCAACTCGGCCGGCGTCGAAGCCGAGCGCCCCGAGGCGGCTCTGGAGGGCGGCCACGTCGTCGCCCCGGAGCATGGGTTGGCGCAGGTACAGCAGCCGGTCGCCCAGCCGCCAGCCTGCCTCCACCAGCGCCGCCCAGGTCTGGGCGCCGCAGATGCCGTCGACCCGCAGGCCGCGGCGGAGCTGGAACGCCCGGACGGCGGCCTCCGTCGATCCGGCGAAGACGCCGGGTTCGTCGCCGGTGGTGGGGTGGCCCAGGCCGCCGAGCCGGTGCTGGAGATCGCGGACGGCCTCGCCACGGTCGCCGGCTCGCACCGGCAGCGCGCCTACAGGAATGCCTGCAGCTCCTGGACCAGCTGCCCCTTGCCCTTGGCACCACGGATGCGCAGTTCCGGAGCCCCGTCCTTGAACACGATCAGCGTGGGGATGCCGAGGATGTCGAAGCGGCGGGCGATCTCGGGATGGTCGTCGACGTTGACCTTGGCGACACGGATCTTCCCGGCATGCTCTCCGGCGATCTCGTCGAGGATCGGGGCGATCATCTTGCACGGACCGCACCACTCGGCCCAGAAGTCCACCAGGAGCGGCGAGGTCGACCCGGCGACCTCCTCGTCGAAGGTGTCTGTGGTCAGGTGGGTGATGTGGGTGGATTCAGCCACGGCGGTGCTTCCTTCCTGGACGGTGACGGGGCGTCACCAGTTGCGGGGTGTCTCGGCGATGTCGTCGGGGGCGTCGTGCTGGCTCTCGAGCCAGCGCTCGGCGTCGATGGCGGCCATGCAACCGGAGCCGGCGGCGGTGACGGCCTGGCGGTAGGTGGCGTCCTGCACGTCGCCGCAGGCGAAGACGCCCTCCACGTCGGTGCGGGTGGAGCCGGTCCGGGTGCGCAGGTAGCCGGCGTCGTCCATGTCGAGCTGGCCGGTGAACAGGCTGGTGTTGGGGACGTGCCCGATGGCCACGAACAGGCCCGAGATGGGCAGCACCGTCTCCTCGCCGGTCACCACGTTGCGCACCCTGGCCCCCTCGACGGTGGACCCGCCCAGCACCTCGACGACCTGCGAGTCCCACACGAACTCGATCTTCGGGTTGCGGAACGCCCGGTCCTGCATGATCTTCGACGCGCGCAGCTCCTTGCGGCGATGGATCACGCTGACCTTGCTGGCGAACTTGGTGAGGAAGATCGCCTCCTCCAGGGCCGAATCGCCTCCGCCCACCACGGCGATCTCCAGGTCACGGAAGAAGAACCCGTCGCAGGTGGCGCAGGTGGAGACGCCGTAGCCGATGAGTTTCTGCTCGCTCTCGAGGCCGAGCATGAGGGCGCGGGCGCCGGTGGACACGATGACGGCCCGGGCCTCGATCTCGGTGTCGGCGATCCACAGCTTGAACGGGCGGACCGAGAAGTCGACGCGCGTCACCTTGGCGGTGACGAGCTCGGCACCGAAGCGGGCGGCCTGGGCCCGGAAGCTCCGCATGAGCTCGGGGCCCTGGATGCCGTCGACGAACCCCGGGTAGTTCTCCACCTCGGTGGTGAGCATCAGCTGACCGCCCGGCTGGTCGCTGGTGGACGACGGCTCACCCTCGATGACCATCGGGTGCAGATTGGCCCGGGCCGTGTAGATGGCGGCCGTGAGCCCGGCTGGGCCGGATCCGATGATGACGACGTCGCGAACCCTGCTGCTCACGATCGACTGCCCTTCGTGGTCTTGGCCGACGAGGCCTTGCGGAGGAGGAACACCCCGGGCAGGACGAAGATTCCGCCCACCACGAGGTACGAGGCCCACACCTCGCCGCGGAACGCGTACGCAGTCAGCACGCGAACGGCGGCGATGGCGAGGAAGACGCCGATGACCAGGCCCATCACCGCCGCCAGCAGGCCGAACACCATGGCCCGGACGATCGTCGTGAGCGGGACCGACGTCTTGTCGCGGATACCGACGACGACCCGCTCGATGGTGTCGGCCGCTTGGACGGTCCAGTCGCTGGCCCCGACGGCAGGGCGCGGGGGATCTCCCGGCTGAGCCACGCTGGCACACTACCCTTGCCGCCCGTGCGCCGACTCCTTGCCCTGGTGGCCGGTGCCGTCGCGGCCTCCGCCGGTGCGCTGATCCTGGGGGAGTACGAGCTCACCGGCTTCACCCCGGTGGTCGCCGGCCTGCTCTTCGGCGTGATCGTCGCCGAGGTCGTCATGGTGGCCGGGAAGCGGCAGGACACCGTGGCCGCCGCCGGTTGCGCCGCCTTCGCCGCTGCCGGGATGGTGTGGGCGGCGTG
The window above is part of the Acidimicrobiales bacterium genome. Proteins encoded here:
- a CDS encoding AAA family ATPase, yielding MPPDAASLLGPAPDPADPASYPALRFARDLPRVMAIANQKGGVGKTTTAVNLGAGLAELGFRVLVVDLDPQGNATTGLGINPRNLESSVYDVMMHDIPLDDCIEPTSLRNLFVCPATIDLAGAEIELVPAFSRELKLRRALEPVLEDFDFVVIDCPPSLGLITVNALAAATEVVVPIQCEYYALEGLGQLLRNVKLVQTNLNPRLEVSAIVLTMFDARTKLAEQVATEVRNHFGPKVCRNIVPRTVRLSEAPSFGQPIVVFDPTSRGAIAYRELAKEVSGGAPQRVG
- a CDS encoding ParB/RepB/Spo0J family partition protein, whose translation is MARRSGLGRGLGSLIPSEVTGDPGSALIEVPLSRVVPNSFQPRKHFDEEELAALTASVRELGVLQPILVRPGSEDRYELIAGERRWRAAKRAGLQTIPALVREVADDASLEQALVENLHRQDLNPLEEGAAYQQLIEDFHLTHDELATRVGKSRAAVSNTLRLFQLPPTIQRLVAEGQLAEGHARALLGTPDRAFQEALARRTVAEGLSVRAVEEAVRARNELSDEGHSAAAASRPRRLRPPGLLELEELLSRHLETRVKVDMGAKKGRVLVEFATLEDLERIYRAMTEPPSTPR
- a CDS encoding peptidoglycan-binding protein; the encoded protein is MRAGDRGEAVRDLQHRLGGLGHPTTGDEPGVFAGSTEAAVRAFQLRRGLRVDGICGAQTWAALVEAGWRLGDRLLYLRQPMLRGDDVAALQSRLGALGFDAGRVDGIFGPDTKRALDEFQRNIGIVVDGVCGSATIAMFERFGPRGAEREPVAAVRELEMLRRSPRTLQGRRVVLGDGGGMHAALSATERVLTQAGAEVIVARHPDQSDQAAEANAAGGDVFLGLRLEPAGDGCASSHYAGHRYESPGGRRLAELVQSVVPDAVGIGNLGVRGMAIPVLKETRMPAVVCELGPPSCVVAHTAELARALGTVLAAWVRFPVDEPAPARPDR
- the trxA gene encoding thioredoxin; protein product: MAESTHITHLTTDTFDEEVAGSTSPLLVDFWAEWCGPCKMIAPILDEIAGEHAGKIRVAKVNVDDHPEIARRFDILGIPTLIVFKDGAPELRIRGAKGKGQLVQELQAFL
- the trxB gene encoding thioredoxin-disulfide reductase, with amino-acid sequence MSSRVRDVVIIGSGPAGLTAAIYTARANLHPMVIEGEPSSTSDQPGGQLMLTTEVENYPGFVDGIQGPELMRSFRAQAARFGAELVTAKVTRVDFSVRPFKLWIADTEIEARAVIVSTGARALMLGLESEQKLIGYGVSTCATCDGFFFRDLEIAVVGGGDSALEEAIFLTKFASKVSVIHRRKELRASKIMQDRAFRNPKIEFVWDSQVVEVLGGSTVEGARVRNVVTGEETVLPISGLFVAIGHVPNTSLFTGQLDMDDAGYLRTRTGSTRTDVEGVFACGDVQDATYRQAVTAAGSGCMAAIDAERWLESQHDAPDDIAETPRNW